Proteins from one bacterium genomic window:
- a CDS encoding DUF3047 domain-containing protein, which translates to MIFIVVWLLLAFWPMQKNLVVEDFESDALGGIPARWYNRDGTGRPNSYSADLRRGYQYEVLSEKPGNQFLRYNGYHAKHLAFHFVKDRHWSIKKYPVLTWRWRAWKLPIGANEALDEKNDAVLSVYVVFDKGNWVRPPQVIRYVWSSTLPIGTILTKSSGRQKIVVIASGNRDLGQWINVTRSISDDYQSLFGHAEVPDPISLLLLSDADDTQTWAIGDYDDFSIGSL; encoded by the coding sequence ATGATATTTATTGTCGTGTGGTTATTGTTGGCATTTTGGCCGATGCAAAAAAATCTGGTTGTTGAAGATTTTGAATCCGATGCACTCGGCGGTATTCCCGCCCGCTGGTATAATCGCGACGGTACAGGGCGTCCAAATTCCTATAGCGCGGATCTTCGCAGAGGTTACCAATACGAAGTTCTGTCGGAAAAGCCCGGCAACCAATTTTTACGATACAATGGATACCACGCAAAACACCTCGCGTTCCACTTTGTCAAGGATAGACATTGGTCAATTAAGAAATATCCCGTATTGACGTGGCGGTGGCGTGCATGGAAACTTCCGATAGGAGCCAATGAAGCCTTGGATGAAAAAAATGATGCCGTTTTGAGCGTGTATGTTGTTTTTGACAAAGGAAATTGGGTAAGGCCGCCGCAGGTCATTCGTTATGTATGGAGTTCGACACTCCCTATCGGAACCATACTTACAAAATCCTCCGGGCGTCAGAAGATCGTGGTCATTGCCTCGGGAAACAGAGACCTCGGCCAGTGGATCAACGTCACGCGTTCGATCTCAGACGATTATCAAAGCCTGTTCGGACATGCTGAAGTTCCTGATCCGATCTCTCTCCTCCTATTAAGCGATGCCGATGATACGCAAACATGGGCCATTGGCGACTATGATGATTTCTCCATAGGCAGCTTATGA